Proteins encoded in a region of the Pseudomonas syringae KCTC 12500 genome:
- a CDS encoding LysR family transcriptional regulator produces MRRKIPSTTALVSFEAAARHESFTKAANELSLTQGAVCRQIGGLEEFLGVELFRRSRRGVKLTEAGLSYSRRVSQQLDAVERDTLSVMGQQGANAIELAVVPTFGTQWLLPRLKDFQHKHPDVTVHLTNRTRPFLFADTDFDAAIYFGDADWSGTQSHRLMGENSMPVCSPSFLEGRDSLTARELAELPLLQQTTRPYAWRQWFNAQDLDVARDMTGPRYELFSMLAQAAMHDMGVALIPPFLIQRELQEKRLVIANPRSLPGSKAYHLMIPERKVESASLTAFCDWLVGQACAYQLPQENA; encoded by the coding sequence ATGAGACGCAAGATACCCAGCACTACTGCACTGGTCAGTTTCGAGGCAGCCGCCCGTCACGAGAGCTTCACCAAGGCCGCAAATGAGCTCTCCCTCACGCAAGGCGCTGTGTGTCGGCAAATCGGCGGACTGGAAGAGTTTCTCGGCGTTGAGCTGTTCCGGCGTTCGCGCAGGGGCGTAAAGCTCACGGAAGCCGGGCTGTCCTATAGTCGTCGTGTGTCCCAGCAACTGGACGCGGTCGAGCGCGACACACTGTCGGTCATGGGCCAGCAAGGTGCCAACGCCATCGAACTCGCCGTGGTGCCGACCTTCGGCACTCAATGGCTGCTGCCGCGCCTGAAGGACTTCCAGCACAAGCACCCCGACGTCACGGTCCACCTGACCAACCGCACCCGCCCGTTCCTGTTTGCCGACACCGACTTCGACGCCGCCATCTATTTTGGCGATGCCGACTGGTCCGGCACCCAGTCGCATCGGCTGATGGGCGAAAACTCCATGCCGGTCTGCAGCCCCTCTTTCCTTGAAGGTCGCGACAGCCTGACGGCACGCGAGCTGGCCGAACTGCCGCTGCTGCAACAGACCACCCGGCCCTACGCCTGGCGCCAATGGTTCAATGCGCAGGATCTGGATGTCGCGCGCGATATGACCGGCCCGCGCTACGAACTGTTCTCCATGCTGGCGCAGGCGGCCATGCACGACATGGGCGTTGCTCTGATTCCCCCCTTCCTCATTCAACGCGAACTGCAGGAAAAGCGTCTGGTGATCGCAAACCCCCGCTCACTGCCCGGCAGCAAGGCCTATCACTTGATGATTCCGGAGCGCAAAGTGGAATCGGCATCGCTGACTGCGTTTTGTGACTGGCTGGTGGGACAGGCCTGCGCCTATCAATTACCCCAGGAAAACGCCTGA
- a CDS encoding DUF2388 domain-containing protein: MRLVHLLYIAPFASLMYVSQVQAFDTTTQGLVKTGYATSQVSTGPFDNKLIMAARDDAAAFIASGGEMRGARLESALHALRQADAKLHASDLELAQAILVQ; the protein is encoded by the coding sequence ATGCGTCTAGTGCACCTTCTGTATATCGCTCCCTTTGCCAGCCTGATGTACGTCAGTCAGGTTCAAGCGTTCGATACGACCACGCAAGGCCTGGTCAAGACCGGCTATGCCACCAGTCAGGTCTCGACAGGACCGTTCGATAACAAACTGATCATGGCTGCCCGTGACGATGCTGCTGCATTCATCGCCAGCGGCGGAGAAATGCGTGGCGCCCGGCTTGAGTCAGCGCTGCATGCCCTGCGTCAGGCAGATGCAAAACTTCATGCCAGCGACCTTGAACTGGCGCAGGCAATCCTCGTCCAATAG
- a CDS encoding DUF4105 domain-containing protein: MRRFRAWLLAGALSLVGTHAFASLKLELHTDGLDAPQQQASQALLDEALHALPPSFVEALDRTVEVSWSADMPQNAYGQAAGPYQLYLNSHLLASLTDGSAATAQTGRPHGTVRRELLATVLHELTHVYDRARLWSPSERAAIFRCTSRSSSLGKIGLPDNCRGQTERRFTLSDDPRLLDLAGWQQYVGRRGDREEHNGQVARSPDIYETTSPLEFVAVNMEYFLLDPAYACRRPALYAYYKERFGWAPAAHNECPKFYPYLNAGSDFGREPLGKLDPERAYAVDYLLAEANQNWASRWGHSMLRLVICKPGRPRGPDCRLDLDQHLVLSYRAFVGDVQLSSWDGLMGAYPSRLFVLPLAQVIDEYTKTELRSLASVPIKLSRPEIEGLVQHAAEMHWSYDGNYYFLSNNCAVENLKLLRAGTHNPKLVGLDSILPNGLLEVLEGRGLADTSVLDDPKEALRLGYRFDSYRDRYQAMFEVLKKHLPIKQNTVEDWMALPASERSQWFGKADLRTSAAILLLEQASLRRQLLLAQDEVKQSYLGARELKDGKVSNATKTLQEILASSGFLSRPAELLGSDGYGLPQAGEWQRLEAESSQRQKQLKRLTGDLDKEVRALLEPERAKEIAANEANLKQVSEHLRALHKAAGGLQLP; the protein is encoded by the coding sequence GTGAGGCGGTTTCGCGCCTGGCTGCTTGCTGGCGCGCTGTCGCTGGTCGGTACGCATGCCTTTGCCAGCCTGAAGCTGGAACTGCACACCGACGGCCTCGATGCGCCGCAACAGCAAGCCAGCCAGGCGCTGCTCGACGAAGCCCTGCACGCACTACCGCCCAGCTTCGTCGAAGCACTGGACCGCACCGTCGAGGTGAGCTGGTCCGCTGACATGCCGCAGAACGCCTATGGTCAGGCTGCAGGTCCTTATCAGCTGTACCTCAACAGCCACCTGCTGGCCTCGTTGACGGACGGCTCGGCAGCCACGGCCCAGACGGGCCGGCCACATGGTACGGTGCGTCGTGAGTTGCTTGCCACTGTCCTGCATGAGCTGACCCACGTCTACGACCGCGCCCGCCTGTGGTCGCCCAGCGAGCGAGCGGCGATTTTTCGCTGTACCTCACGCAGCAGTTCGCTGGGCAAGATCGGCCTGCCTGACAACTGTCGCGGCCAGACCGAGCGACGCTTCACCCTGAGTGACGATCCTCGCCTGCTGGACCTGGCGGGCTGGCAGCAATATGTCGGACGTCGCGGCGACCGCGAGGAACATAACGGCCAGGTTGCCCGCAGCCCGGACATCTACGAAACCACCAGCCCGCTGGAATTCGTGGCGGTGAACATGGAGTACTTCCTCCTTGATCCGGCCTACGCCTGCCGTCGCCCTGCCCTGTATGCATATTACAAGGAGCGTTTTGGCTGGGCACCTGCAGCCCATAACGAATGCCCGAAGTTCTACCCCTACCTGAACGCCGGCAGCGACTTCGGCCGAGAGCCGTTGGGCAAGCTGGACCCGGAGCGGGCCTATGCGGTGGATTATCTGCTGGCCGAGGCGAACCAGAACTGGGCAAGCCGCTGGGGCCACAGCATGTTGCGCCTGGTGATCTGCAAACCCGGCCGCCCGCGTGGTCCGGATTGTCGACTGGACCTCGATCAGCACCTGGTGCTGTCGTACCGGGCGTTTGTTGGCGACGTGCAGCTGTCCAGCTGGGACGGCCTGATGGGTGCCTACCCGTCGCGCCTGTTCGTTCTGCCACTAGCGCAGGTCATCGATGAATACACCAAGACCGAACTGCGCAGCCTGGCGTCGGTACCAATCAAGCTGTCGCGTCCGGAAATAGAAGGGCTGGTGCAGCACGCCGCCGAGATGCACTGGAGTTACGACGGCAACTATTACTTCCTCTCGAACAACTGCGCCGTTGAAAATCTCAAACTGCTGCGCGCCGGTACGCACAACCCCAAGCTCGTCGGCCTGGACAGCATTTTGCCTAACGGTTTGCTTGAAGTCCTCGAAGGCCGTGGGCTGGCTGACACCAGCGTACTGGACGATCCCAAGGAAGCGCTGCGTCTGGGCTATCGGTTCGACTCCTACCGCGACCGCTATCAGGCGATGTTCGAAGTGCTGAAGAAGCACCTGCCGATCAAACAGAACACCGTGGAAGACTGGATGGCGCTACCCGCCAGTGAGCGCAGCCAGTGGTTCGGCAAAGCCGATCTGCGCACCAGCGCTGCGATTCTGCTGCTGGAGCAGGCCAGCCTGCGCAGGCAACTGTTGTTGGCTCAGGACGAAGTGAAACAGAGCTACCTGGGTGCGCGGGAATTGAAAGACGGCAAAGTCTCCAACGCCACCAAAACGCTGCAGGAAATCCTCGCCAGCAGCGGGTTCCTCAGCCGGCCTGCCGAGCTGCTGGGCAGCGACGGGTACGGTTTGCCACAGGCGGGTGAATGGCAGCGTCTTGAAGCAGAAAGCAGTCAGCGCCAGAAACAGCTCAAGCGCCTGACCGGCGATCTCGACAAGGAAGTACGAGCCCTGCTGGAGCCTGAGCGTGCCAAAGAGATTGCCGCCAACGAAGCCAATCTCAAACAGGTGTCGGAGCACCTCAGGGCGTTGCACAAGGCTGCAGGCGGGCTGCAGTTGCCGTGA
- a CDS encoding acetyl-CoA hydrolase/transferase family protein, with translation MYRDRIRRPSLMSKVMSAADAAALIEDGMTVGMSGFTRAGEAKAVPHALAERAKVTPLKISLMTGASLGNDLDKQLTESGVLSRRMPFQVDSTLRKAINNGTVMFIDQHLSDTVELLRNRQIKAVDLAVIECVAITEEGHLVLSTSVGNSASFAILAKQVIVEINLSQPLELEGLHDIYIPSYRPTRLPIPVLEADSRIGSHAVKIDPAKIVGIVISNQPDSPSTVTPPDADTQAIANHLVEFFKKEVREDRLTDKLMPLQAGIGNIANAVMHGLLASPFTDLTMYSEVLQDSTFDLFDAGKLTFASGSSMTLSAAKHAEVFADFNRYKSRLVLRPQEISNHPEVIRRLGIIGINTALEFDLYGNVNSTHICGTRMMNGIGGSGDFSRNAHLAIFVTKSIAKGGAISSVVPMVSHVDHTEHDVDILVTEQGLADLRGLAPRERARVIIDNCVHPDYRGALNAYFNAACAVGGHTPHILREALSWHINLEETGRMLPA, from the coding sequence ATGTACCGTGACCGTATTCGCCGGCCCTCCCTGATGAGCAAGGTTATGAGCGCAGCCGACGCTGCCGCCTTGATTGAAGACGGCATGACCGTCGGCATGAGTGGCTTCACCCGTGCAGGCGAAGCCAAGGCCGTACCCCACGCGCTGGCCGAGCGCGCCAAAGTGACGCCGCTGAAAATCAGCCTGATGACCGGCGCCAGTCTGGGCAATGACCTGGACAAGCAACTGACCGAGTCCGGCGTACTGTCCCGGCGCATGCCCTTTCAGGTCGACAGCACGCTGCGCAAGGCGATCAACAACGGTACGGTGATGTTCATCGATCAGCATTTGTCCGACACCGTCGAGTTGCTGCGCAATCGACAGATCAAGGCTGTGGACCTCGCCGTCATCGAATGCGTGGCGATCACCGAAGAGGGCCATCTGGTGCTGAGCACCTCCGTGGGCAACTCGGCCAGCTTCGCCATCCTGGCCAAACAGGTCATCGTGGAAATCAACCTGTCCCAGCCACTGGAGCTGGAAGGCCTGCACGACATCTATATACCCAGCTACAGACCGACACGCCTGCCGATTCCGGTCCTGGAGGCAGATTCGCGCATCGGCAGCCACGCGGTGAAGATCGACCCGGCAAAAATAGTCGGCATTGTCATCAGCAACCAGCCTGACTCGCCCTCCACGGTCACACCACCTGACGCGGACACGCAGGCCATCGCCAATCATCTAGTGGAGTTCTTCAAGAAAGAAGTGCGCGAAGACCGGCTGACCGACAAGCTGATGCCATTGCAGGCGGGGATCGGCAACATTGCCAACGCCGTGATGCACGGCCTGCTCGCGTCGCCCTTCACGGACCTGACAATGTACTCCGAGGTGCTGCAGGACTCGACATTCGACCTGTTCGACGCAGGCAAACTGACTTTTGCCTCGGGCAGTTCCATGACCTTGTCGGCGGCCAAGCACGCCGAGGTGTTTGCCGACTTCAATCGTTACAAGTCCAGGCTGGTATTGCGCCCCCAGGAAATCTCCAACCACCCCGAGGTGATCCGTCGCCTTGGCATCATCGGGATCAATACTGCGCTGGAGTTCGACCTGTACGGCAATGTGAACTCCACCCACATCTGCGGTACACGCATGATGAACGGCATTGGCGGTTCCGGAGACTTCTCGCGCAACGCGCACCTGGCGATCTTCGTCACCAAATCGATCGCCAAAGGTGGCGCGATATCCAGCGTTGTGCCCATGGTCAGCCACGTCGACCACACCGAACACGACGTCGACATCCTGGTCACCGAGCAGGGCCTGGCGGACCTGCGCGGTCTGGCGCCTCGCGAACGCGCCAGAGTGATCATCGATAACTGCGTGCATCCGGATTATCGCGGCGCGCTGAACGCCTATTTCAATGCCGCTTGCGCCGTGGGCGGGCATACCCCGCACATCCTGCGCGAAGCACTGAGTTGGCACATCAACCTGGAAGAGACCGGACGCATGCTGCCGGCTTGA
- a CDS encoding NAD(P)(+) transhydrogenase (Re/Si-specific) subunit beta: protein MSMNLVTLLYLIASICFIQALKGLSHPTTSRRGNLFGMLGMGLAVITTIGLVFKLAALSTAEGTSAGIGYIVVGLLVGGTAGSIMAKRVEMTKMPELVAFMHSMIGLAAVFIAIAAVVEPQSLGIVRNLGDAIPAGNRLELFLGAAIGAITFSGSVIAFGKLSGKYKFRLFQGAPVQFAGQHTLNLVLGLATLFFGLTFMFTGSLTAFAIMLALAFVIGVLLIIPIGGADMPVVVSMLNSYSGWAAAGIGFSLNNSMLIIAGSLVGSSGAILSYIMCKAMNRSFFNVIGGGFGGATDSAGPAGAKEARPVKSGSADDATFLLTNADTVIIVPGYGLAVARAQHALKELTEKLVHRGVTVKYAIHPVAGRMPGHMNVLLAEAEVPYDQVFEMDDINSEFGQADVVLVLGANDVVNPAAKNDPKSPIAGMPILEAFKAKTIIVNKRSMASGYAGLDNELFYLDKTMMVFGDAKKVIEDMVKAVENA, encoded by the coding sequence ATGAGCATGAATCTGGTTACCCTGCTGTACCTGATCGCATCGATCTGCTTCATCCAGGCACTCAAAGGCTTGTCGCACCCGACCACCTCGCGCCGTGGCAACTTGTTCGGCATGCTCGGCATGGGCCTGGCGGTCATCACCACAATCGGTCTGGTGTTCAAGCTCGCGGCGCTGTCTACCGCTGAAGGGACCAGCGCAGGCATCGGCTACATCGTGGTCGGCCTGCTGGTGGGCGGAACCGCCGGCTCGATCATGGCCAAGCGCGTCGAAATGACCAAAATGCCGGAGCTGGTGGCGTTCATGCACAGCATGATCGGCCTGGCGGCAGTGTTCATCGCTATCGCGGCGGTCGTCGAGCCTCAATCACTGGGCATCGTTCGCAATCTGGGCGATGCGATTCCGGCCGGCAACCGTCTGGAGCTGTTCCTCGGGGCCGCCATCGGGGCGATCACCTTCTCGGGTTCGGTCATCGCTTTCGGCAAACTCTCGGGCAAGTACAAATTTCGCCTCTTTCAAGGCGCACCAGTACAGTTTGCCGGCCAGCACACGCTCAATCTGGTCCTTGGCCTGGCCACACTGTTCTTCGGCCTGACCTTCATGTTCACCGGCAGCCTCACTGCCTTTGCAATCATGCTGGCGCTGGCCTTCGTCATCGGTGTGTTGCTGATCATCCCGATTGGCGGGGCCGACATGCCGGTAGTGGTCTCGATGCTCAACAGCTATTCAGGCTGGGCAGCGGCCGGCATCGGCTTTTCGCTGAACAACTCGATGCTGATCATCGCGGGCTCACTGGTGGGTTCCTCGGGCGCGATCCTCTCCTACATCATGTGCAAGGCGATGAACCGCTCGTTCTTCAACGTGATCGGCGGTGGCTTCGGCGGCGCAACGGACTCGGCAGGCCCGGCGGGTGCGAAGGAAGCACGCCCGGTGAAATCCGGCTCGGCAGACGACGCGACCTTTTTGCTGACCAACGCCGACACCGTGATCATTGTGCCCGGCTACGGCCTGGCAGTGGCTCGTGCCCAGCATGCGCTCAAGGAGCTGACCGAGAAGCTCGTCCACCGCGGCGTCACCGTGAAGTATGCCATTCACCCGGTGGCCGGACGCATGCCGGGGCACATGAACGTGCTGCTGGCCGAAGCCGAAGTGCCTTACGACCAAGTGTTCGAGATGGACGACATCAACTCCGAATTCGGTCAGGCCGATGTGGTGCTGGTGCTCGGTGCCAACGACGTGGTCAACCCGGCCGCCAAGAACGATCCGAAATCCCCTATCGCCGGGATGCCCATTCTGGAGGCGTTCAAGGCCAAGACCATCATCGTCAACAAACGCTCGATGGCCAGTGGTTACGCAGGCCTGGATAACGAATTGTTCTATCTGGATAAAACCATGATGGTCTTCGGAGACGCCAAAAAGGTGATCGAGGACATGGTGAAGGCCGTCGAAAACGCCTAG
- a CDS encoding DUF1127 domain-containing protein, translated as MERTISSDLFSESTVNTAKTSLPLRAFANLMLWQRRLSSRHQLARLDARLLADAGISESQRYEELSKPFWR; from the coding sequence ATGGAACGTACAATCAGTTCCGATCTTTTCAGCGAAAGCACCGTTAACACCGCAAAAACTTCTCTGCCTCTGCGCGCGTTCGCCAATCTGATGCTCTGGCAGCGTCGCTTGTCCAGCCGCCACCAGCTGGCCCGTCTGGATGCACGTCTGCTGGCTGACGCCGGTATCAGCGAATCCCAGCGTTACGAAGAGCTGAGCAAGCCGTTCTGGCGCTAA
- a CDS encoding HU family DNA-binding protein produces the protein MRKPEVAAAIAEKADLTKEQSNRVLNAILEEITGALNRKDSVTLVGFGTFLQRHRGARTGKNPQTGEPVKIKASNTVAFKPGKALKDSVNP, from the coding sequence ATGCGTAAACCAGAAGTTGCAGCCGCCATCGCTGAAAAGGCGGATCTCACCAAAGAACAATCCAATCGCGTTCTCAATGCCATCCTTGAAGAGATTACTGGCGCACTGAACCGCAAGGACAGTGTCACGCTGGTAGGTTTCGGTACTTTTCTGCAACGCCACCGTGGCGCCCGCACTGGCAAGAACCCACAGACCGGGGAGCCGGTTAAAATCAAGGCAAGCAACACGGTCGCCTTCAAACCGGGGAAAGCCCTGAAAGACAGCGTCAATCCTTGA
- a CDS encoding DUF2388 domain-containing protein, which yields MSLLRNLGAVFLLTAAAGANASSFIVTTDAVVDAVNAATRATSNVSSSLKDDKIVLAARDDAASFVASSGDIRSARLEGALQHIRQVLPELQASDSQLAQAILAI from the coding sequence ATGTCTCTGCTACGTAACCTTGGCGCTGTCTTTCTGTTGACCGCCGCAGCCGGTGCAAACGCCTCCAGCTTCATTGTCACCACCGACGCAGTGGTCGATGCCGTCAATGCAGCGACGCGCGCGACCTCCAACGTTTCTTCTTCTCTGAAAGACGACAAGATCGTTCTTGCCGCCCGTGACGATGCCGCCAGCTTCGTGGCCAGCTCCGGCGACATCCGCAGCGCTCGCCTTGAAGGCGCGTTGCAGCACATCCGTCAGGTTTTGCCTGAACTGCAAGCCAGCGATAGCCAACTGGCTCAGGCCATTCTGGCCATCTGA
- a CDS encoding acyl-CoA dehydrogenase, which translates to MSGKASFNWIDPLLLDQQLTEEERMVRDTAEQFAQSKLAPRVLEAFRHEKTDPAIFREMGEVGLLGATIPEEFGGSGLNYVCYGLIAREVERIDSGYRSMMSVQSSLVMVPINEFGTQAQKEKYLPKLASGEWIGCFGLTEPDHGSDPGAMIARARSVEGGYRLSGSKMWITNSPIADVFVVWAKDDAGDIRGFVLEKGWAGLSAPAIHGKVGLRASITGEIVMDNVFVPEENIFPDVRGLKGPFTCLNSARYGISWGALGAAEFCWHTARQYTLDRQQFGRPLAANQLIQKKLADMQTEITLALQGCLRLGRMKDEGTAAVEITSIMKRNSCGKSLDIARLARDMLGGNGISDEFGIARHLVNLEVVNTYEGTHDVHALILGRAQTGIQAFY; encoded by the coding sequence ATGAGCGGTAAGGCAAGCTTTAACTGGATTGATCCCTTGTTGCTGGATCAACAGCTCACTGAAGAAGAGCGCATGGTCCGCGACACGGCCGAGCAGTTCGCCCAGAGCAAGCTCGCCCCGCGCGTGCTGGAAGCGTTCCGTCACGAGAAAACCGACCCGGCCATCTTTCGCGAGATGGGCGAGGTGGGGCTGCTGGGCGCGACCATCCCGGAAGAGTTCGGTGGCAGCGGCCTGAATTACGTGTGTTATGGGCTGATCGCGCGTGAAGTCGAGCGTATTGATTCGGGCTACCGTTCGATGATGAGTGTGCAGTCCTCGCTGGTCATGGTACCGATCAACGAGTTCGGTACGCAGGCCCAGAAAGAGAAGTACCTGCCCAAACTGGCTTCGGGCGAATGGATCGGCTGCTTCGGCCTGACCGAGCCCGATCATGGGTCCGACCCCGGAGCGATGATTGCCCGTGCCCGGAGCGTCGAGGGTGGTTACCGCTTGAGCGGCAGCAAGATGTGGATCACCAACAGCCCGATCGCCGATGTGTTCGTGGTGTGGGCCAAGGACGATGCCGGTGATATTCGCGGTTTCGTTCTTGAAAAAGGCTGGGCAGGCCTGAGCGCTCCGGCCATACACGGCAAGGTCGGTTTGCGCGCATCGATCACCGGCGAGATCGTCATGGATAACGTGTTCGTGCCCGAAGAGAACATCTTCCCCGATGTGCGCGGTCTGAAAGGGCCGTTCACCTGCCTCAACTCGGCACGGTATGGCATTTCCTGGGGCGCGCTGGGTGCCGCAGAGTTCTGCTGGCACACCGCGCGGCAATACACCCTGGATCGCCAGCAATTCGGGCGTCCTTTGGCGGCCAATCAGCTGATCCAGAAGAAGCTGGCAGACATGCAGACCGAAATCACTCTGGCCTTGCAGGGTTGCCTGCGTCTGGGGCGCATGAAGGACGAAGGTACGGCTGCCGTGGAGATCACCTCGATCATGAAGCGCAACTCATGCGGCAAGTCGCTGGATATCGCGCGTCTGGCCCGCGACATGCTGGGCGGCAATGGCATCTCGGACGAGTTCGGCATCGCCAGGCATCTGGTCAACCTGGAAGTGGTGAACACCTACGAAGGCACGCACGACGTGCATGCGTTGATTCTGGGGCGTGCGCAGACCGGCATTCAGGCTTTCTATTAA
- a CDS encoding NAD(P) transhydrogenase subunit alpha: MEELISPGVYNLIIFVLAIYVGYHVVWNVTPALHTPLMAVTNAISAIVIVGAMLAAALTVTPLGKTMGTLAVALAAVNVFGGFLVTRRMLEMFRKKAPKAKDEAPKS, from the coding sequence ATGGAAGAGCTGATTTCCCCCGGCGTCTACAACCTGATCATTTTCGTACTGGCGATTTATGTCGGCTACCACGTGGTCTGGAATGTCACGCCTGCGCTGCACACGCCGCTCATGGCGGTCACCAATGCCATCTCCGCCATCGTCATCGTTGGCGCCATGCTCGCCGCTGCGCTCACGGTCACCCCGCTGGGCAAGACCATGGGCACGCTGGCGGTCGCACTGGCGGCCGTGAACGTGTTTGGCGGGTTTCTGGTCACTCGGCGGATGCTGGAAATGTTCAGGAAAAAGGCCCCCAAGGCAAAGGATGAGGCGCCCAAGTCATGA
- a CDS encoding DUF2388 domain-containing protein: MRTPLIAASLGLLLLADFAQAQTVVATSNIIVRAFGRTIDFTSDTTTSIRDSKVVLQAKDDAASYVATGGDIHGAQLDAAFDTLRTRVPEARGASDQTLAEAILAL; the protein is encoded by the coding sequence ATGCGTACCCCGCTGATTGCTGCTTCCCTTGGCCTGCTATTGCTGGCCGATTTTGCCCAGGCCCAGACTGTTGTGGCTACGAGCAACATCATCGTTCGTGCGTTCGGCCGTACCATCGATTTCACTTCCGACACCACCACATCGATCCGCGACTCCAAGGTCGTTCTCCAGGCCAAGGACGATGCTGCCAGTTACGTTGCCACCGGTGGTGATATCCACGGAGCCCAACTGGATGCTGCTTTCGACACGCTGCGTACCCGCGTACCGGAAGCGCGCGGTGCAAGCGATCAGACCCTGGCTGAAGCAATCCTCGCATTGTGA
- a CDS encoding Re/Si-specific NAD(P)(+) transhydrogenase subunit alpha: MHIGVPLETQAGETRVAATPETIKKLISQGHRVTVQSGAGIHASVPDSTYEAAGAVIGDTNETYAAELILKVVAPDDEALSLIKSGSVVVGMLNPFNNELIGKMAARGITAFALEAAPRTSRAQSLDVLSSQANIAGYKAVLLAAHHYPRFMPMLMTAAGTVKAARVLILGAGVAGLQAIATAKRLGAVVEASDVRPAVKEQIESLGAKFIDVPYETDEERECAEGVGGYARPMPASWMQRQAAAVHERAKLSDIVITTALIPGRKAPVLLGAETVAQMKPGSVVIDLAAAQGGNCPLTVADRVVVEHGVTIVGHTNLPALVAADASALYARNLLDFMKLLFDKDGTFSINLEDDIVAACLMCRDGQVVRKNG, from the coding sequence GTGCACATTGGTGTTCCTCTCGAAACACAAGCGGGCGAAACCCGGGTAGCTGCTACCCCGGAAACCATCAAAAAGCTGATCAGCCAGGGTCACAGGGTTACGGTGCAAAGCGGCGCGGGCATTCATGCCAGCGTTCCGGACAGCACTTACGAGGCTGCTGGCGCAGTGATCGGTGACACCAACGAGACCTATGCGGCCGAACTGATTCTCAAGGTCGTCGCACCTGACGATGAGGCGCTGAGCCTGATCAAAAGTGGCTCGGTCGTCGTCGGCATGCTCAACCCTTTCAACAACGAACTGATCGGCAAAATGGCTGCACGTGGCATTACCGCGTTCGCCCTGGAAGCCGCGCCGCGCACATCCCGGGCGCAAAGCCTTGATGTGCTGTCTTCGCAAGCCAACATTGCGGGCTATAAGGCCGTACTGCTCGCCGCACATCATTACCCGCGCTTCATGCCCATGCTGATGACCGCCGCCGGTACCGTCAAAGCCGCCCGGGTGCTGATCCTGGGCGCCGGCGTTGCCGGTCTGCAGGCCATTGCCACCGCCAAAAGGCTGGGCGCAGTGGTAGAAGCGTCGGATGTGCGTCCGGCAGTCAAGGAGCAGATCGAGTCGCTGGGCGCGAAATTCATTGATGTGCCCTACGAGACCGACGAAGAGCGCGAATGCGCTGAAGGCGTTGGCGGCTACGCACGACCCATGCCGGCCAGCTGGATGCAACGCCAGGCCGCCGCTGTGCATGAGCGCGCGAAACTGTCGGACATCGTCATCACCACCGCGCTCATTCCCGGCCGCAAAGCCCCGGTGCTCCTCGGCGCAGAAACCGTGGCGCAGATGAAGCCCGGCTCGGTGGTGATCGACCTGGCCGCTGCACAAGGCGGCAACTGCCCGCTGACCGTTGCCGATCGAGTGGTTGTCGAGCACGGCGTGACCATCGTCGGCCACACCAACCTGCCCGCTCTGGTCGCCGCCGATGCATCGGCGCTCTACGCCCGCAACCTGCTGGACTTCATGAAGCTGCTGTTCGACAAGGACGGCACATTCTCGATCAACCTCGAAGACGACATCGTCGCCGCATGCCTGATGTGCCGCGACGGGCAAGTTGTCCGCAAGAACGGCTGA